One Oryza brachyantha chromosome 3, ObraRS2, whole genome shotgun sequence DNA segment encodes these proteins:
- the LOC102718162 gene encoding protein NAR1 isoform X2: MLEKQSLGDFINRINSGKSVIVSVSPQSRASLAAFFGLSQSQVFRKLTMLFKSMGVKAVYDTSSSRDLSLVEACSEFVTRYQQNQLSSGSESGRNLPMLSSACPGWICYAEKTLGSYILPYISSVKSPQQAIGAAIKHHMVGKLGLKPQDVYHVTVMPCYDKKLEAVRDDFVFSVEEKDVTEVDSVLTTGEVLDLIQAKSFDFKTLEESPLDRLLSNVDDDGHLYGVSGGSGGYAETVFRYAAHALFNREIEGPLDFRVLRNSDFREVSLEVKGKPVLKFALCYGFRNLQNIVRKIKMGKCEYHFIEVMACPSGCLNGGGQIKPVKGQSAKDLIQLLEGVYLQDVSISNPFENPIVKRLYDEWLGQPGSENAKRYLHTKYHPVVKSIASQLQNW; encoded by the exons ATGCTTGAGAAGCAAAGCTTGGGTGACTTCATTAACCGCATCAACTCTGGTAAATCCGTTATAGTATCTGTCTCTCCACAGTCAAGGGCATCGCTAGCTGCATTCTTTGGTCTTTCTCAATCACAG GTTTTCAGAAAACTGACCATGCTTTTCAAGTCGATGGGTGTGAAGGCAGTTTATGACACAAGTTCCAGCCGGGATCTGTCCCTTGTTGAGGCATGCAGTGAATTTGTTACTCGTTATCAACAAAATCAGTTATCtagtggcagtgaatctggaAGAAATCTTCCCATGCTTTCATCTGCATGCCCAG GTTGGATATGCTATGCTGAAAAAACTCTAGGTTCATATATCTTGCCTTACATCTCATCTGTGAAGAGCCCTCAACAAGCCATTGGTGCTGCTATCAAACATCATATGGTTGGAAAACTTGGTCTAAA GCCACAGGATGTTTATCATGTTACTGTGATGCCCTGTTATGATAAAAAGCTGGAAGCCGTACGGGatgattttgttttctcaGTTGAAGAGAAAGACGTCACAGAGGTAGACTCAGTATTGACAACTGGGGAGGTGTTAGATTTGATTCAG GCCAAATCTTTTGATTTCAAGACCCTAGAGGAATCTCCCCTGGACAGATT ATTAAGCaatgttgatgatgatggtcaTCTTTACGGGGTTTCTGGTGGTTCAGGGGGTTATGCAGAAACAGTCTTTCGATATGCAGCACATGCGCTCTTTAACAGAGAAATAGAAGGTCCACTTGATTTCAGAGTCTTACGAAATTCAGATTTTCGTGAAGTTTCACTAGAG GTCAAGGGCAAACCTGTTCTTAAGTTTGCACTTTGTTATGGATTCAGAAACCTGCAGAACATTGTTAGGAAGATAAAGATGGGAAAATGTGAATATCACTTTATTGAAGTTATGGCTTGTCCTTCAG GTTGTCTGAATGGTGGAGGTCAAATAAAACCTGTCAAAGGTCAATCTGCCAAGGATCTCATCCAACTACTGGAGGGTGTTTACCTGCAAGAT GTATCGATATCCAACCCTTTCGAGAACCCTATTGTGAAAAGGTTATACGATGAGTGGCTTGGGCAACCTGGTTCAGAAAACGCGAAGAGGTATCTACACACGAAATACCACCCCGTGGTGAAAAGCATTGCCTCGCAATTGCAGAATTGGTGA
- the LOC102718162 gene encoding protein NAR1 isoform X1, with protein MASSSSSNRFSPALQASDLNDFIAPSQDCIISLNKGPSSARSRLPIKQKEIAVSTKPPEEAVKISLKDCLACSGCITSAETVMLEKQSLGDFINRINSGKSVIVSVSPQSRASLAAFFGLSQSQVFRKLTMLFKSMGVKAVYDTSSSRDLSLVEACSEFVTRYQQNQLSSGSESGRNLPMLSSACPGWICYAEKTLGSYILPYISSVKSPQQAIGAAIKHHMVGKLGLKPQDVYHVTVMPCYDKKLEAVRDDFVFSVEEKDVTEVDSVLTTGEVLDLIQAKSFDFKTLEESPLDRLLSNVDDDGHLYGVSGGSGGYAETVFRYAAHALFNREIEGPLDFRVLRNSDFREVSLEVKGKPVLKFALCYGFRNLQNIVRKIKMGKCEYHFIEVMACPSGCLNGGGQIKPVKGQSAKDLIQLLEGVYLQDVSISNPFENPIVKRLYDEWLGQPGSENAKRYLHTKYHPVVKSIASQLQNW; from the exons atggcgtcgtcgtcgtcgtcgaacaGGTTCTCGCCGGCGCTGCAGGCGTCGGATCTCAACGACTTCATCGCGCCCTCGCAGGACTGCATCATCTCCCTCAACAAGggcccctcctccgcccgctccCGCCTTCCG ATCAAACAAAAGGAAATTGCAGTGAGCACGAAACCTCCAGAGGAAGCAGTCAAAATTTCGCTGAAGGACTGCTTGGCTTGCAG TGGTTGCATAACATCAGCAGAGACAGTTATGCTTGAGAAGCAAAGCTTGGGTGACTTCATTAACCGCATCAACTCTGGTAAATCCGTTATAGTATCTGTCTCTCCACAGTCAAGGGCATCGCTAGCTGCATTCTTTGGTCTTTCTCAATCACAG GTTTTCAGAAAACTGACCATGCTTTTCAAGTCGATGGGTGTGAAGGCAGTTTATGACACAAGTTCCAGCCGGGATCTGTCCCTTGTTGAGGCATGCAGTGAATTTGTTACTCGTTATCAACAAAATCAGTTATCtagtggcagtgaatctggaAGAAATCTTCCCATGCTTTCATCTGCATGCCCAG GTTGGATATGCTATGCTGAAAAAACTCTAGGTTCATATATCTTGCCTTACATCTCATCTGTGAAGAGCCCTCAACAAGCCATTGGTGCTGCTATCAAACATCATATGGTTGGAAAACTTGGTCTAAA GCCACAGGATGTTTATCATGTTACTGTGATGCCCTGTTATGATAAAAAGCTGGAAGCCGTACGGGatgattttgttttctcaGTTGAAGAGAAAGACGTCACAGAGGTAGACTCAGTATTGACAACTGGGGAGGTGTTAGATTTGATTCAG GCCAAATCTTTTGATTTCAAGACCCTAGAGGAATCTCCCCTGGACAGATT ATTAAGCaatgttgatgatgatggtcaTCTTTACGGGGTTTCTGGTGGTTCAGGGGGTTATGCAGAAACAGTCTTTCGATATGCAGCACATGCGCTCTTTAACAGAGAAATAGAAGGTCCACTTGATTTCAGAGTCTTACGAAATTCAGATTTTCGTGAAGTTTCACTAGAG GTCAAGGGCAAACCTGTTCTTAAGTTTGCACTTTGTTATGGATTCAGAAACCTGCAGAACATTGTTAGGAAGATAAAGATGGGAAAATGTGAATATCACTTTATTGAAGTTATGGCTTGTCCTTCAG GTTGTCTGAATGGTGGAGGTCAAATAAAACCTGTCAAAGGTCAATCTGCCAAGGATCTCATCCAACTACTGGAGGGTGTTTACCTGCAAGAT GTATCGATATCCAACCCTTTCGAGAACCCTATTGTGAAAAGGTTATACGATGAGTGGCTTGGGCAACCTGGTTCAGAAAACGCGAAGAGGTATCTACACACGAAATACCACCCCGTGGTGAAAAGCATTGCCTCGCAATTGCAGAATTGGTGA